Proteins from one bacterium genomic window:
- a CDS encoding xanthine dehydrogenase family protein subunit M: MQTFAYGRATTADVALATLAEQPRGAFLAGGTSLLDLMKLGVETPDVLIDISRLAETALLDQRGGMRLGALARNSDVAADARVQARYPMLAEAILSGASPQLRHMATLGGNLLQRTRCLYFRDTHAPCGKRTPGESCSAKEGTHRSHAILGTSEACFATHPSDMAVALVALEAIIVVRGPQGERRIPIDEFYLQPGATPHRETVLAHGEFIVALELPALSFGEGSRYLKVRDRATYEFALASAAVALDVQDGRIHQARVALGGVGTVPWRARAAEAALTGAPATTEAFERAAQAELASASPRRDNRFKVALARKTLVRALSEVAASKGGRA, from the coding sequence ATGCAGACCTTTGCCTACGGACGCGCCACCACGGCCGATGTCGCCCTCGCCACCCTCGCCGAGCAGCCACGAGGGGCGTTCCTGGCCGGTGGCACCAGCCTCCTCGACCTCATGAAGCTCGGTGTCGAAACACCCGATGTCCTGATCGACATTTCGCGGCTGGCGGAAACCGCGCTGCTCGACCAGCGCGGGGGGATGCGCCTGGGGGCCCTCGCGCGCAACAGCGACGTGGCCGCGGACGCGCGCGTGCAGGCGCGCTACCCCATGCTCGCCGAGGCCATCCTCTCGGGGGCTTCGCCTCAGCTCCGGCACATGGCCACGCTCGGCGGCAACTTGCTGCAGCGAACCCGCTGCCTGTATTTTCGCGACACCCACGCCCCTTGTGGCAAGCGCACGCCCGGAGAGAGCTGCTCAGCGAAAGAAGGCACCCACCGCTCCCATGCGATCCTGGGCACGAGCGAAGCCTGCTTTGCAACCCACCCCTCGGATATGGCCGTGGCGCTTGTGGCCCTCGAAGCCATCATCGTGGTCCGAGGCCCCCAGGGCGAACGCCGGATCCCGATCGACGAATTTTACCTGCAACCGGGCGCAACCCCGCACCGAGAAACGGTACTCGCGCACGGCGAGTTCATCGTGGCGCTCGAGCTGCCGGCACTCTCTTTCGGCGAGGGCTCGCGCTACCTCAAGGTGCGGGATCGGGCCACCTACGAGTTCGCCCTCGCCTCGGCGGCCGTCGCCCTGGACGTGCAGGACGGGAGAATCCACCAAGCACGCGTGGCGCTCGGCGGCGTGGGGACCGTGCCTTGGCGGGCAAGAGCGGCCGAAGCGGCGCTAACGGGTGCTCCTGCGACCACCGAGGCGTTCGAGCGCGCAGCCCAGGCTGAACTGGCAAGCGCCTCTCCCCGACGGGACAATCGCTTCAAGGTGGCGCTTGCTCGCAAGACCTTGGTTCGCGCCCTGAGCGAGGTCGCCGCATCGAAAGGAGGCCGTGCATGA
- a CDS encoding (2Fe-2S)-binding protein, which yields MPTRLPAAAFTLIEGPAKVTLHVNGQDHTLSLEPRVTLLDALRERLHLTGTKKGCDHGQCGACTVLVDGRRTLSCLSLAMSVQDTRITTVEGLADGERLHPLQAAFLAHDAFQCGFCTPGQLCSAMGLLSEGRPHDDAAIREGMSGNLCRCGAYPNILAAIRDVRDQA from the coding sequence ATGCCCACCCGCTTACCGGCAGCCGCCTTCACCCTGATCGAGGGTCCTGCTAAGGTGACGCTCCACGTCAACGGGCAAGACCATACCCTGAGCCTGGAGCCTCGGGTGACCTTGCTCGATGCCCTGAGAGAGCGTCTGCACCTCACCGGGACCAAGAAGGGCTGCGACCATGGCCAATGCGGCGCATGCACGGTCCTGGTGGACGGACGAAGGACCCTCAGTTGTCTGAGCCTTGCCATGTCGGTACAGGACACCCGGATCACCACCGTGGAGGGGCTGGCAGATGGTGAGCGGCTCCACCCGCTCCAGGCGGCCTTCTTGGCGCATGACGCCTTTCAGTGCGGCTTCTGCACCCCCGGGCAGTTGTGCTCGGCAATGGGGCTCCTCTCGGAGGGCCGTCCCCACGACGACGCGGCCATCCGTGAAGGCATGAGCGGCAACCTCTGCCGGTGTGGCGCCTACCCCAACATCCTGGCCGCCATCCGCGACGTACGCGACCAAGCCTGA
- a CDS encoding XdhC family protein — MLEIQRILLALNSIDPRRSALATVVHLEGSGFRRPGARMLIHADGTIVGGVSAGCLESDVAEHAKQAIAIATSRLVTYHTDDDPVFGLGLGCDGHVRILLEPLSLPSTSRHLAFLAQLLHHRGCGAIATAWVEGESPLVGRWLIREGGSEGEGAAGSAVEAAHHEASEVLSAIRRTGRSMHRSRQLPCGTWLSVEGLVPPVSLIICGIGADAIALAEQARLLGWHVTVVDHRQGRLTPELMPSADRLLCLAPQDLTAHVELDERTAAVVMSHSLTADRALLESLLATPIAYLGVMGPRKRTARLLDGLPAASPSSHALYAPVGLDLGAESPEEVALAICAEIRAVLAGRRGGFLRERNGSIHDRPLVP, encoded by the coding sequence ATGCTTGAAATCCAGCGCATCCTCTTGGCACTGAACAGCATCGACCCGCGCCGCTCGGCGCTCGCGACCGTGGTTCATCTCGAAGGCTCGGGCTTCCGTCGGCCGGGTGCTCGCATGCTGATCCACGCAGATGGCACGATCGTGGGCGGGGTGAGTGCTGGCTGCCTGGAAAGCGACGTGGCCGAGCACGCCAAGCAAGCAATCGCGATCGCGACCTCACGGCTTGTCACGTACCACACGGATGATGACCCGGTGTTCGGGCTCGGCCTCGGCTGCGACGGTCACGTCAGGATCCTGCTCGAGCCTCTATCACTGCCGAGCACCTCACGCCATCTGGCCTTCCTCGCACAGCTCCTGCACCACCGTGGCTGTGGCGCCATCGCCACCGCCTGGGTCGAAGGTGAATCGCCGCTGGTGGGCCGTTGGCTGATCCGAGAGGGCGGGAGTGAAGGCGAAGGCGCCGCAGGCAGCGCGGTCGAGGCGGCCCACCACGAAGCCTCGGAGGTCCTCTCGGCAATCCGGCGGACGGGACGCTCGATGCATCGCAGCCGGCAGCTGCCGTGCGGCACCTGGCTCAGCGTGGAAGGGCTCGTGCCGCCCGTCTCGCTCATCATCTGCGGCATCGGGGCGGATGCGATCGCCCTTGCCGAGCAGGCCCGCCTCCTGGGCTGGCACGTCACAGTAGTGGACCATCGCCAAGGTCGGCTGACCCCCGAGCTGATGCCTTCAGCCGACCGTCTACTTTGTTTGGCCCCGCAAGACCTCACCGCGCACGTCGAACTGGACGAGCGGACCGCCGCGGTGGTCATGTCCCACTCCCTGACAGCGGATCGCGCCTTGCTCGAATCCCTCCTTGCCACTCCGATCGCCTACTTGGGGGTGATGGGTCCCAGAAAGCGCACCGCACGCCTACTGGACGGCTTGCCTGCCGCAAGTCCCTCCTCGCACGCGCTGTATGCGCCCGTTGGCCTCGACCTTGGCGCAGAGTCCCCCGAAGAGGTCGCGCTTGCCATCTGCGCCGAGATTCGCGCCGTCCTCGCCGGTCGTCGAGGCGGCTTCCTGCGAGAGCGCAACGGCTCCATCCACGATCGTCCCCTCGTCCCTTAG
- a CDS encoding SRPBCC family protein: MQSPRVAQQPEARIKPATTTPLSWRAGLEDGRLWRAGAILLGGALLTGGLRRRSFGGLVLAFAGEELIRQGVSGKSYLFQAVSERLKPGEVVEIASAVTIGKSADEVYRRWRKPGTMQQILGGVVTVTELDGNRAHWRLNGPLDTRLEWDMALVEDRPGERVRWKASSEARVPVEALVEFRAAPANQGTEVLLRLTMAPPGAAIAQQVVKVLGVVPSAIEGKVLRRFKSLVETGEIPTTRRQPACRGDGRDE, encoded by the coding sequence ATGCAGAGCCCACGGGTAGCACAGCAACCGGAAGCACGCATCAAACCCGCAACCACCACACCGCTCTCTTGGCGCGCGGGCCTCGAAGACGGTCGGTTGTGGCGCGCAGGGGCCATCCTCCTCGGGGGCGCCTTGTTGACGGGCGGTTTGAGGCGGCGCTCTTTCGGGGGCCTCGTGTTGGCGTTCGCCGGCGAAGAGTTGATTCGGCAAGGGGTGAGCGGCAAGAGCTACTTGTTCCAGGCCGTGAGCGAGCGTCTCAAGCCAGGCGAAGTGGTCGAGATCGCAAGCGCGGTGACCATCGGTAAGTCGGCCGACGAGGTGTACCGGCGCTGGCGCAAACCCGGCACCATGCAGCAGATCTTGGGTGGGGTCGTCACCGTGACGGAGCTCGACGGCAATCGCGCGCATTGGCGTCTGAACGGCCCGCTGGACACCCGATTGGAATGGGACATGGCGCTCGTGGAGGACAGGCCGGGCGAGCGGGTGCGGTGGAAGGCCTCCTCTGAGGCGCGGGTGCCCGTGGAGGCTCTGGTCGAGTTTCGAGCGGCACCCGCCAATCAAGGCACCGAGGTCCTCTTGCGCCTCACCATGGCCCCGCCCGGGGCGGCGATCGCCCAGCAGGTCGTGAAGGTCCTGGGCGTCGTGCCGAGTGCGATCGAGGGCAAGGTGCTGCGGCGCTTCAAGAGCCTCGTCGAGACCGGCGAGATCCCCACCACGCGCCGGCAGCCCGCGTGTCGCGGCGACGGCCGCGACGAGTGA
- a CDS encoding glutathione-dependent formaldehyde dehydrogenase — translation MRALCWHGVNDLRVGRVADPEILNPHDVILRVTMSATCGSDLHFIDGFLPTMREGDVIGHEFMGEVVETGPEVRKVKKGDRVVVPSCIACGGCWYCEHDLFSLCDNTNPRWELQEPLLGYPTAGIFGYTHAFGGYAGSHAEYVRVPFADNGCFKVPEGLRDDQVIFISDAVPTGYMGADFCNIQPGDVVAVWGCGGVGLMAQKSAFLLGAERVIAIDRFPERLRLAREQIGAETLNYEEVDVVEALREMTGGRGPDACIDAVGMEAHGTTLDYTVDRVKQALHVVTDRGPALRQAILACRKGGTLSVLGVYGVMDTFPMGALMNKGLTVRTAQQHGHHYVPRLLELAAEGKLDSSFLLTHRLSLDEAPHGYDLFKHKEDGCVRAVFVP, via the coding sequence ATGCGCGCACTCTGCTGGCACGGCGTGAACGATTTGCGGGTGGGCCGGGTGGCCGATCCCGAGATCCTCAACCCTCACGACGTCATCCTGCGGGTGACCATGAGCGCCACGTGCGGCTCCGACCTGCACTTCATCGACGGCTTCCTGCCCACCATGCGCGAGGGGGACGTGATCGGCCACGAGTTCATGGGTGAGGTCGTGGAGACGGGCCCCGAGGTGCGCAAAGTGAAGAAGGGCGATCGCGTGGTGGTCCCCTCCTGCATCGCATGCGGCGGCTGCTGGTATTGCGAGCACGACCTCTTCTCGCTCTGCGACAACACGAACCCCCGCTGGGAGCTTCAAGAGCCGCTGCTCGGATACCCGACCGCCGGCATCTTCGGCTACACGCACGCCTTCGGCGGGTACGCGGGCTCTCACGCCGAGTACGTTCGGGTCCCGTTCGCCGATAACGGCTGCTTCAAGGTTCCCGAGGGCTTGCGCGACGACCAGGTGATTTTCATCTCGGATGCGGTCCCCACGGGCTACATGGGGGCCGACTTCTGCAACATCCAGCCCGGTGACGTGGTCGCGGTCTGGGGTTGCGGGGGCGTGGGCCTCATGGCTCAGAAGAGCGCGTTCCTGCTCGGGGCCGAGCGGGTGATTGCGATCGATCGTTTCCCCGAGCGCTTGCGCCTGGCGCGCGAGCAGATCGGGGCCGAGACCCTGAATTACGAGGAAGTGGATGTCGTCGAGGCCCTGCGGGAGATGACCGGTGGGCGCGGACCCGACGCCTGCATCGACGCCGTCGGCATGGAAGCCCACGGCACCACCCTCGACTACACCGTCGATCGGGTCAAACAGGCGCTGCACGTGGTCACCGATCGCGGCCCGGCCCTACGCCAGGCGATCCTGGCGTGCCGGAAGGGTGGCACCTTGTCGGTGCTAGGGGTTTACGGCGTGATGGACACCTTCCCCATGGGGGCCCTCATGAACAAGGGGCTCACGGTTCGTACCGCTCAGCAGCACGGCCACCACTACGTGCCGCGTTTGCTCGAACTTGCCGCCGAGGGGAAGCTCGATTCGTCCTTCCTGCTCACGCACCGGCTCTCACTGGACGAGGCCCCGCACGGCTACGACCTCTTCAAGCACAAGGAGGACGGTTGCGTGCGCGCGGTCTTCGTCCCCTAG
- a CDS encoding YdiU family protein, whose translation MQHLRFDNAFVRDLPGDPEESLRRRQVQGALHSRVSPTPVRAPRLIAASSEVIALLGIAPEAIASPEFAQVFGGNALLDGMQPYAANYGGHQFGHWAGQLGDGRAITLGETLNAQGERWELQLKGAGPTPYSRRGDGRAVLRSSVREFLCSEAMHHLGVPTTRALSLVATGDEVVRDMLYDGHPRPEPGAIVCRVSPSFIRFGSFELPASRGETDLLARLVDFTIRRDFPGLATEDVSTDERRAAFFAQVCERTAQMVAHWMRVGFVHGVMNTDNMSILGLTLDYGPYGWIDAFDPDWTPNTTDAQERRYRFGQQPQIAYWNLGRLANALAPLFPSVEPLYAGLTRYVEAFDQANRENIAAKLGLADCLDEDIELMEVLHALLHRAEVDMTLFFRALSDVDLAAPSLAPFHEAFYDPTKMADAEPAFLAWLKRYAARCERDPSTPTERQARMKSANPRYVLRNYLAQQAIDLAEQGDESLIRELLEVLRRPYEDQPDQARFAQRRPEWARHRAGCSMLSCSS comes from the coding sequence ATGCAACATCTACGCTTCGACAACGCCTTTGTCCGCGACTTGCCCGGTGATCCGGAAGAAAGCCTGCGCCGACGCCAGGTCCAGGGGGCCCTTCACTCGCGGGTTTCTCCTACGCCCGTGCGCGCCCCGCGCCTGATCGCAGCCTCTTCTGAAGTCATCGCTCTGCTCGGCATTGCGCCCGAAGCGATCGCCTCGCCGGAGTTTGCACAGGTCTTCGGCGGGAACGCGCTGCTCGACGGCATGCAGCCCTATGCGGCGAACTACGGCGGGCACCAGTTCGGCCACTGGGCCGGGCAACTCGGAGACGGGCGGGCGATCACGCTCGGCGAAACCCTCAACGCTCAGGGCGAGCGCTGGGAGCTACAGCTCAAGGGCGCGGGCCCAACACCTTACTCGCGCCGCGGCGACGGTCGGGCCGTGCTGCGCTCGTCGGTTCGCGAGTTCTTGTGTAGCGAGGCGATGCACCACCTCGGCGTGCCGACCACCCGCGCGCTCAGCCTCGTCGCAACCGGTGACGAGGTCGTGCGGGACATGCTCTACGACGGCCACCCCCGGCCCGAGCCAGGTGCGATCGTCTGCCGCGTTTCGCCGTCTTTCATCCGCTTCGGCAGCTTCGAGCTGCCCGCGTCGCGCGGCGAGACGGACCTGCTCGCGCGACTGGTCGACTTCACGATCCGGCGCGACTTCCCAGGCCTCGCCACCGAAGACGTGAGCACCGACGAGCGGCGCGCGGCTTTCTTCGCCCAGGTGTGCGAGCGCACCGCGCAGATGGTCGCCCACTGGATGCGGGTCGGCTTCGTCCACGGGGTGATGAACACCGACAACATGTCCATCCTCGGCCTCACCCTCGATTACGGGCCGTACGGCTGGATCGACGCCTTCGATCCCGACTGGACCCCCAACACGACCGATGCGCAGGAGCGTCGCTACCGTTTCGGCCAGCAGCCCCAGATCGCCTACTGGAACCTGGGGCGGCTCGCGAATGCGCTGGCCCCGCTCTTCCCGTCCGTCGAACCGCTCTATGCCGGCTTGACGCGCTACGTCGAGGCCTTCGACCAAGCCAACCGCGAAAACATCGCGGCCAAGCTGGGCCTCGCCGACTGCCTCGACGAAGACATCGAGCTGATGGAGGTATTGCACGCCTTGCTCCATCGGGCCGAAGTCGACATGACCCTGTTCTTCCGCGCCCTGAGCGACGTCGACCTCGCAGCACCCTCGCTGGCGCCGTTTCACGAAGCCTTTTACGACCCAACCAAGATGGCGGATGCCGAACCGGCGTTCCTGGCTTGGCTGAAACGCTACGCCGCGCGCTGCGAGCGCGACCCATCTACGCCGACCGAACGGCAGGCGCGGATGAAGAGCGCGAACCCGCGCTACGTCTTGCGCAACTACCTGGCCCAGCAAGCGATCGATCTGGCCGAGCAGGGGGATGAATCGCTCATCCGAGAGCTGCTCGAGGTGCTGCGCCGGCCCTACGAGGACCAGCCGGACCAAGCGCGCTTCGCGCAGCGCCGGCCGGAATGGGCGCGCCATCGGGCGGGATGCTCGATGCTCTCGTGCAGCTCGTAA
- a CDS encoding LLM class flavin-dependent oxidoreductase encodes MVPLSVLDLAPIVLGGTAAQSLRNTLDLARQAERWGYHRYWLAEHHNMTGIASAATAVVIGHVAGGTSTIRVGAGGIMLPNHSPLVIAEQFGTLATLYPDRIDLGLGRAPGTDQATARALRRYLAGSADSFPEDVLELQGYFRPAEPGQAVRAVPGAGLNVPLWLLGSSLFSARLAAEYGLPFAFASHFAPDYLLAALRLYRAEFKPSEALSKPHAMVAVNVFAADTDAEAWRLSTSIQQMFAMLQRGRPGPLPPPLENATEGWTDRQALANGPLAVSVIGTPETVRSGLESLIAQTGADELIVTSHIFEHAARLRSFELIAEACHPERMA; translated from the coding sequence ATGGTCCCCCTTTCGGTTCTCGATCTCGCGCCCATCGTGCTGGGCGGCACGGCTGCCCAGTCCCTGCGCAACACGCTCGACCTGGCGCGGCAGGCCGAACGCTGGGGCTACCATCGCTACTGGCTGGCCGAGCACCACAACATGACGGGCATCGCGAGTGCCGCCACCGCCGTGGTCATCGGCCACGTCGCCGGCGGCACCTCGACCATCCGCGTCGGCGCAGGCGGCATCATGCTGCCCAATCACTCCCCTCTGGTGATCGCCGAGCAATTCGGCACCCTGGCAACGCTCTACCCGGACCGGATCGATCTGGGCCTGGGACGCGCCCCTGGCACCGACCAGGCCACGGCCCGCGCGCTGCGCCGATACCTGGCGGGCAGCGCCGACAGCTTCCCTGAGGACGTCCTCGAGTTGCAGGGCTATTTTCGCCCCGCCGAGCCGGGCCAGGCGGTACGAGCCGTGCCGGGCGCGGGCCTGAACGTGCCGCTCTGGCTGCTGGGATCCAGTCTGTTCAGCGCACGACTGGCCGCCGAGTACGGGCTGCCTTTCGCGTTCGCTTCGCACTTCGCCCCCGACTACCTGCTGGCTGCCTTGCGGCTGTATCGTGCTGAGTTCAAGCCATCCGAAGCGCTCTCGAAGCCCCACGCCATGGTCGCCGTCAACGTGTTCGCAGCCGATACCGACGCCGAGGCCTGGCGGCTGTCCACCTCTATCCAGCAGATGTTCGCCATGCTGCAACGCGGTCGCCCCGGCCCGCTGCCACCGCCCTTGGAGAATGCGACCGAGGGATGGACGGATCGGCAGGCCCTTGCAAACGGCCCCCTCGCGGTATCGGTCATCGGCACGCCCGAGACCGTTCGCTCCGGCCTGGAAAGCCTCATCGCCCAGACGGGCGCCGACGAGCTCATCGTCACCTCGCACATCTTCGAGCACGCCGCGCGACTGCGCTCATTCGAGCTCATCGCCGAGGCCTGCCACCCCGAGAGAATGGCCTGA
- a CDS encoding VOC family protein yields the protein MPDAVYFGGSMIRGIHGLFYSSDPEATRAFFRDKVKLPGSDVGEGWWIFDFKEGDLGVHPVDDPSSAGDHDISFYCDDIHGTVADLKSRGVEFTTDVQARGYGQVTYFTAPGGITVQLYEPRYKKGASNT from the coding sequence TTGCCAGACGCCGTTTATTTTGGAGGAAGCATGATCCGAGGTATCCATGGACTCTTTTATTCGTCGGACCCCGAGGCGACGCGGGCGTTCTTCCGGGACAAGGTGAAGCTGCCCGGGAGCGACGTCGGGGAGGGGTGGTGGATCTTCGATTTCAAGGAAGGGGACCTGGGCGTTCACCCGGTGGATGATCCGAGCAGCGCGGGGGATCACGACATCTCGTTCTACTGCGACGACATTCATGGGACGGTCGCCGATCTGAAGTCGCGCGGGGTCGAGTTCACGACGGACGTCCAGGCCCGCGGCTATGGCCAGGTGACCTATTTCACCGCCCCTGGCGGCATCACCGTCCAGCTCTACGAGCCGCGGTACA